CCGAAACTGTCCAGATAATCATCAACGTAATGGCGATGAATGATGGCTGCTACTGCTCGTGGGAATTCAGTTTCGAGCCATTCTTTagctttcaaatttttaatgtaTTGAGCGCAGCTTGGTGAGCACGATGCCCCGAAGACTGCTATGTCCATGACGTAGGTCACCGGATTTTGTCCTGGATGATCCCTGAACAGGAATCCTAGAAGTTGCCGATCTTGAGTTCGTATGAAGAAGCGATGAAACATTTCCTTAATGTCTCCGGTTAGAGCAAAGCGGTAGAGTCGAAAGTTGCTAATGACGAACGGAAGACATGTTAGGAAATCAGGACCCTTTAACAACGCTGAgttaaccccttcacgtataacgtcgaaccacactcgtggcgattagactgtgccagaacgtagaacatcgaacctcactcgtcgtctatcgatgtgaaataGATACGTGTGATGATGCGGGACTGTTACGATCGCAAGTAAGATAcacacactcagcagagtatcgAAACGACTCACTGTGCTCGTATTTGGGCCCTGTTGCTAGAAATCAAATCGTACGGCAAGTGGTTAAGAGAGACGCCGTTAGCCGcagcagctgcatcccaaatcaACCTCAACTTGGTTTCAATCCCTACTAGAAGATACCAGTATTGACCTGGTTTAGTAGATGATAATTCATGCTCCGAAGCTTTATGTGCATATCACTCGGCTTCACAATTCCGAATCTGCCGTCGAACTCGATCATATAGACCTCTCGAATGAACACATCCATGCCATCTCATAGCTGCTAGGAAAACTGAAGTTTTCCCACTTCCACAATAAACTCGTTTCAAAACCTCCTTTGACTCTTCGGGTAGTCGATTCTAATAGAATCCTCGCACGTTTATCTGCTTCGGATTCCAACGGAATAGAACGATGTGTTACCCCGATGTTATCCTGTGTGATGTAATCCCGAACTAGTTGTTTCAGTTCCTGCTCTGGATCGGTCCAACCTCCAACATGAAATCCACATACAACAGTAGAGTTTAGCTCTGACGCACATCCATAGATGCTCCATCCGATTCGGCTTTCAGCGGCTATTGGCTCCTCCCTCGATCCTTCTCTGATTTTCAACGGCACGGTGAGCTTCAAATTGTCCAACCGATCAAGAGTTTTGGCGATACGTTCGAGTAGTTCTGTAAGGGGAGGCCACGCAGATGGGGATATATTCTGGACATTTGGCTATAGTCCATAGTTTGCGTAGGAAGTAGCAGTCCGCCGACTGTACGTGCGTACCAGTATATAATGCTTCGAGTATCCACCGGAGATACCAGCACTGATTCGTCTAGATTTCGGTTCTCTACGCTTGATATTACCGGTCCATTGTAAGTTAAGTGGTTCCATAGTTACTGCTAAACCAAGTTAATTTGCAACCGAATCCTCCTATGTTATATGTGACCCTTCATCAACGAATGCAAAAAATTCACTTTGCAATTCTCCCCGTATAGCGTAACAGGTATAATTCTGAAGAGCGATCCACACATCGTCTTCAAATCGCTAAGATGACTTGTTGATATCGCTGCCTGCATGGTCGCGCTCGAAGAATGTAGGAAAGGGTGATGCTTTAGCTGGCAATCGTTCATACCGCCATTTTCCATGGTAATTCAAACAGGACCTGCATAGACCAAACTCCTATACCGCTTTCAGCCTTTCGTCGATATTCATCGATTTGAACTCGCTGCATTCTGATACTCTGTGTCATTCTTCTTTACAAACCGCGCACGTTTATTTTGGTGTTCTTCTACCTGGTATAATGTTGTTAATCAGTTTATTTAACGATGATACCGGTTCCGCATGATCCTGGACAAATGACCGCTGCTTGACCTTTGGTTTCATACATGGGAAGTCGTCCGCTACATTATAGGCAAGCTCAACGAAACCTGACATAATCCTTCCAAACATACAGAGATCCACATCTTGATTTTCACTTTTGATTGCGAACCATTTGAGACGATAATCAATAGGTAATTTCCCCACCAAACCATGTAACAATGAAGAATTGAATAGATGTGTCTGATATTCCACGTTCTTGAGATGTTGCACTAAGTTATCCACAGCCAGTCCGAACTCAATGATGCTTTCCAGATCGTTGGCTTTCAAGGATGGTAACTGCTGAACTCGTTCCGTCATGGATCGAATAAGTGTTTCCGGACGTCCGTACCGCATTCCTAAAGTTTTGATAACGTGTGGTACACCTGCGGGATAAAGCAATCGGCTTCGCACTGCTTCAAGAGCCAGTCCCTTCAGACATCGCTGAAAACGGATGAGATTTTCATGATCGGAGAATTCACAAGTTGTTGCAGAGCGCTGGAAGTTGCTTATCCATATTGAATCAGTGACACTGATGCCGTCACTCGCCTGGAACCTACTGAGATGCCTGCCGAATGAGCTGTATGTTTCCTTATCGCCATTTGTTGTCTTCGGAATTCGCTCTCGTCTGCCATCTTCTGCTCCAGTGTCACTTTCGCTTGGGCGATTCATCTCACTTCGATCGTCAACTCCTTCTCCCGTAGCTCCTCCTCAAGTTTTCGATGGAGATCCTTTAGCTTCATCTTTTCCGCTAAATACTCTTCTTTAATCCGTTGATGTTCCTCCAACGCTTTCAGCTTGAGTTCCAAACGAGCTCGTGTACTGGATATAACACTATCGTCCAGCGCATTGCTGCTTTGCAGGAATCTTCGGCCTTCGCCTTCGCGTCCAATTTAGAAGGGCACACGTCGAATACGGTGCGTTTTGGGTTGGTTTTGTTACCGTCGTCCTTCGGGACATCTTTACTACCATCCTTGCATGAGGGTTGGCAGGTGGGACAGTTCCATTTTCGATCCTTGACATTGGGACTGACTTTCGCACAGGAGTAATGGTGCCAAAACTGGCAAGAATCACATGCCACCATGTCGTCGTAATCATCGGGTTCGACACATAAAGCACAATTGCGTTGCACCTGCGAATCATTCTCGTTTTGCGCCATCGTCTAGAAGGAGTTGAATGTAAAATTCTAAAGAATGTTAAACTGTTTTctttttgattccaaatgtcttcaaattgcatgaaacgtcgagatctactgtcatctcgaaactgGGTTttctcggaatacgaggcaaaacgtatggttttggatgccaatgataatcgacatatcgatttttcatccgGGACTCCCTAGAAAATGTTGGTTTGCACgttaaaataccctctgcaaaatattggctcatatggacttcatttactattgtcgcagatctcaaaattttagttttttgcaaatcgaaaaatcacccaagctcCCCCCTTGGGGattggggttttcaaaaaaaagattttggtgccaaatgtcttagaattgcatgaaacgtcgagatttactgttatctcgaaaaaaaaattttcgtgggaatcaacatttttaatcaagttcgctttgaaaattcgaaatggtctttttcattggcactctaatgcgcATACATGTGTTTTTAATGTGGTTGTCATTTGTTGTTGTTTACCTTTTGCATTGTTGTGGATTGAGTCAATTGTTTATCGTCCATCACCAAATGTATCCGTCTAGTAGTTAATAAAGttcgtttttatttattgtaccgTTCACGTTTCATTAACCCTGTCGTGTAACCGTCCGAGTGCAAGTCCCGAGGTCCCGCGGTACACACAACCGCggtagtcacaactttttcccatctttctggcaactcacggatccctttgcggaaataatcggtcgatttgtcggctaaccacgaatcgatccaatttttgaatccatcaaaattggagaagtgctggtcaaaaggtagtaatcggacggagcaatgtatgaagaatacggcgggtagaataggacctcccatttcagcgtttccaagtatacggttttgcgacatgcggccgagcattgtcgtgctgcaaaataacgttatcgtgtctttgctcgtattgtggccgtttttccttcagtgcacggctcaaacgcatcaattgtcgtcggtagaggtcccccgtaatggtttcattcggtttaagcagtacaccacacccagctggtcccatcaaatagacagcataaccttctggccaagaatattccgcgcggcgatgttgatgcatggctaCCCCATACCctatacgttgcccgacgttcagaattgtcgtaatggacccacttttcattgctagtaacgattcgatgcaaaaatccCTTTTTTTATGACGTGAAAAaacgacgtctcgtggcttcaattcatacggcacccaatgtcctatctttcggatcattcccactGCTTTTAaatgatcggatatggtttgctgagctactccaagtgtatctgcaagttcttgttgcgtttgtgacggatcttgatcgagtaaagcctccaattcttcatcttcaaacttattttggcggtccggaacgttcttcgtcttccaagtcaaaattaccacacAAAACTACTCTCATTCAAATTGACAGACTGAATGCTATATGAATGGAATTGATGAGTTGGGTAAAAATATTGTTAAGATCAAGTCATAACTAATATTcttatcgttattttgaaaaaactgtaaatctgtatgaaaaccaaaaaaatctgtaatctgtatctacagattcttggtttcaaaaagtctaaaaaatctgtataaatacatatTATTCTTTAGATATGGTAAACCTgacaacgcttatcacgatgtcattgtagaacatGTAGGAATGCAATATATCATAATTATAATCTCTCTCTGTTTAAATGGATTACGGatcaaaatgtttttattgtaatTTCGGAAACCCGTTGAATTAATACCAGCGGCAGCTAACGGGTTTTtgttgttatttatttactttgaATTAAAAGGATAAGGAGGCTATCACCTCTCAGAAGGTTTTAAAATGTAAATCTAAGTAGCTTATAAATACttataaattaatattatttAATTATGCCTATGATTACGgatatatattttataaaagATAGAATTTACTCCTTCGTTGCCTCGTTGATAGTATTCTTGTCTGGAACATTGCACGTGGCGGACGGTATTAACCATATCACCAGGTGTTGTATGTAGCTTATGTTGGTTTCAATAGCAAATCAATAGCAAAGAAAATAAGTTGAgtttatgattattttttttaaataattgggttcttcttcttcaatggcactaaccttcctagaggaactttgccgtctcaacgtagtattacttgcgtcatttttattagtacttagttgagatttctatgccaaataacacgccttgaatgcattctgagtggcaagctctagaatacgcgtgatcacagtgcaagtcggaggaaatttcttttgacgaaaaattcccccgaccagaacgggaatcgaacccgaacacccgacatgttagttatgacgctaaccactcggccaagggagcacaaataATTGGGTAAGCTAAGCTAATTAGAATGATGGAGGCGATCtgtcgtaaagggtgtgtcacatcaaattgcatcacggaaaaaacgctgtagaaattcgcccagtcgaccgatccttttgaaaattttagacagtaaaataaaaactattaaacaacttttggcattttctttttattcatacttcgagcccaagcccgtatgctcgcaccttcctctttaccccgtccataaggttctgtacaacgtcaggttgtagttttttttgaacagaaatccattttctcttgaagtccgcctccgatttgacaacttttgggttcttccgaaggGTCTTCTTCAtgatcgcccaatatttctctattgggcgaagctccggcgcgttgggcgggttcatttcctttggcacgaaggtgaccccgttggcttcgtaccactccaacatgtcctttgaatagtggcacgaagcgagatccggccagaagatggtcgggccctcgtactgcttcaatagtggtagtaagcgcttctgtaggcactccttaaggtacacctgcccgtttaccgtgccggtcatcacgaaggggcgcttcgctttccgcaagagcagatcgcttgccacaccatgtactttttggcaaacttggatagtttctgcttgcgaatctcctccggaacgctgaatttgtcctctgcggagaagaacaacaggcccggcagctgacgaaagtccgctttgacgtaggtttcgtcgtccattaccaggcaatgcgggttcgtcagcattttggtgtacagtttccgggctcgcgtcttccccaccatgttttgcctttcgtcgcggttaggagccttctgaaccttgtatgtacgcaggccctcccgctgcttagtccgctggacgaatgaacttgacaaattcagcttattggcgacatcccggaccgaacttctcggatcacgtctaaactgcttaactacgcgcttgtgatctttttcactgacggagcatccatttttgccgttcttcaccttccggtcgatggttaggttctcgaagtatcgttttagtactctgctgaccgtggattggacgattcccagcatcttaccgatgtcccgatgtgacaacttcggattctcgaaatgagtgcacaggattaattcacgacgctctttttcgttcgacgacatttttccaaatttacgaaaaattcacagtgaagcatggccaacgtgatctatacactcttatctgattataagcgaaagctgaagatataattcctaaaaattaaatttctacatcgttttttccgtgatgcaatttgatgtgacacaccctttagttgttAACATCCATATCTCTCACGTTAAAGGTcaagagttcaattctcactcccaacattctttcAACGGAATAATTCCGTTGGttcaagtgacgaaccagccaaaggctgaaagtcactataatacagcaaTAAAAATATAAGTTGAATGATAAAATTATGTCTGATTAAAAAAGAAGAATGGTACCCCTATTCTGCATCCTGTCGTAAAGTACTTATActtcaaaaatattattcattcatttcttTGCAGTAATCACAAATAGgaaacagaaccaaatttaCTCAAATATGAAGAAAGCAACTAATCAACAGATACGCAAGCCGCGTATATCTACCAACCATAACCAACCAGATCCAAATAAACAGGAATCACATGGAGAAAAAACTAAGAAACCAAATTCAAATCTAGTGCTTAAAACTGGAGAACAACGTAGCATGTCAAACATATCTACAGTACAAGATAATATGAAGAAAATCAAATCGAACAGTGTGAGCAAGGCGAACAAACAGATCAAGCCAATTATATCAGACGTAATGAAAAACAAGAAACCCCTCCTTGTTTCATCCACTAATAGAATTCGAAGTACAATACAACCTGTAAAAACCAATGTAACAGTGTTTTCTCCACCAAGTAGTAGGAAAGTGCCTAAACTCATAATTGAGAAGCCAAATATATCTGGAACTCGCAATCGAACTCAAACAAGAACTCTGAGGAGTGACGAGGTTACGAAACTAGACAATATTCCGAAAATACCGGATATATCAACAGATACTGAACTTCGACCATCAGTATCATTTGAAATCGATGTACAcactaaaatacaaaaatcgcCTATAAGTGTTAAAAACACACCAGATGATGACAATGCTTATCAATATGAATCGGAGTTTGAATCCTACGAATCTGATTTCGAATCAGGATCATCAAACCGATCTTCCCTTTCAAGATCAATTGTATCATCTCAAGACACCAGTACAACAGATTCAACATCGTCAAACGAGTcttcatcttcagattcagaGGCATTCTCCAGTTCAGAAAGGGAAACCACAATCATTCCGCAGAATAGAGAGCTGCAGTTAGATTCAGGAAATTATGACATGAAGCTTCGACCAACTCTTATATCGCAAAATATGTTCCGAACAGTGACGAAGGAAAATGATAATCAACCTGACTCCGGAATGAACAGTGGAATGTTCGAAGCGCAATCGTACACTTACGGAAATAAATTCATTCAGAAACGTCATACAGATATACTTGACAAAATTACATTGAACACCATGGTTTTTGAACTTTATGAAGAACAGCCATATCAGTGTGAATATGTTTTCGAAATGTTCGGAAAAATTAAAGGTGTACATAACCACAGTCAAACAGGAACACCAACGTTTACATCTGAAGTTCAAACAGATACACTTTATCAAAGAACATGCTGGGTACAGAATCCTCCAGAACCTACCATCGCTTTTCTTTCTAATCGCAATTCAAATCGTGATAAATATCTGAACGAAAAACATGGTGTTGGTCATGAATCCTCCTCTCTGGAACCTTGTTCATCAACTGAAGATGATATATTCTCTACTTTTATTCAAAGACTTGAAACTAATACAACCATCAAAACCCACATTGAAAACCGAAAGAATAAATTTGTTGTAAAGTTGGAAAAATTGACTTCATTTTTGCAAAAATCGTCTGCGACTGTTGAGAACACAATAAATCGAAAACAAAAGCGCACCTCTCAATATCTCAATTCAACAGCCAATTCTAAAATGATGAGCTGGAGCGAGCATGAACTTTTGAACGAAGCTGCCGTTATATCAGTACATACTCATCCAGGTTCTCGGCACATCTTGATAACGTCACATCAATGCAATATGGAGAAATCTTATCATCGATTTACCATATGCGTATGGGACACAAGAAGCTGTGATGTACCCGAAGCGGTGCTATCATGCTGGGAAAATATTACATGTGCAGAGCAAGTAGGTTCAGCGACCGTTGCCGGTTCAGTCAATGGGTATgttagaaataaataataacaataaGCAGTTTTCAAATATTGTAATTTTTAGgacattgtttatttgggatttCCAACAACCAGATTTTGGCACACCCTGCCAATTACTGTGTCCAATGAAAGCTGGTTCTTCACAAGTATCTGAATATGGTGGAATTACTGCAATAAGAGTAGTCAAGAATGTCATTAGTTCAAGGGACAATCAAAATGATCAGGTGAGCATTCGACATTCAACAACTATATGTTATCTCAACCTATTGTTCAAACTCTAGATTCTGACACTTTACGAAAACAGTGTATTAGTCACGTGGATGTTAACGAAGTGTAGTCAAATAGATTATGACACCGGACACAGTCAGAATTTTAGTGTCTTGTTTCATAATACAAGGTTCAAACTCATTCAGAAAACTGTTCTAGAATTGGTTCCATTCCTACAGCGATCGATCACTACATCAGCAACATCCAGAATCTGTAATGAACCTCACGATTATGCTATGAGAAATAGAATATTATCAAACCCTTTACAATCGGAATATTCTCATAGCGAAATGTTTGTTCATCAAGGTAAAGCAATCATTTTGTCGGGCAATCACATAACGATAGTCAATTGCTTGGAACAAAAATGTTCGTTAATATTAAAAAATCAAGGTAAGTATTTTCTAATGACACATTACAtataatacactgcgtttcacaactatagaaccactaatttttttctgagtttcctaagatatgtaagaagtcggttgaattggagtatatagtgtaggatataataactatctttattaagaagactggccatttgaactttattgttgtgttcaggcgtgaaatattcaaaaaactaaaattccagtgtttcataactatagaatctGTGGAGGGGATCTGGCGTAgttgtaacatccatacctctcacgcagagatcacgagttcgattctcactcccgacattcttccaaaaatggaagtaaaagtgacgaaccagccgaaatgtattgaaagtcactataatagagaaaaaaaactatagaatctgatggaaaaactctcactcatttacaaaattcatgtcaatttcacatgaattacaataaatttctaattcgtaggtcatcaatcagttcaaataacccattcgaggtggttttgaccaagctgcgccatgttgtaatgTGTATCTCATTCTCGTTTAAgcacttcaaatcactcatactgcttgtaagctgcatctactattcgta
The Toxorhynchites rutilus septentrionalis strain SRP chromosome 2, ASM2978413v1, whole genome shotgun sequence genome window above contains:
- the LOC129767200 gene encoding uncharacterized protein LOC129767200; translated protein: MKKATNQQIRKPRISTNHNQPDPNKQESHGEKTKKPNSNLVLKTGEQRSMSNISTVQDNMKKIKSNSVSKANKQIKPIISDVMKNKKPLLVSSTNRIRSTIQPVKTNVTVFSPPSSRKVPKLIIEKPNISGTRNRTQTRTLRSDEVTKLDNIPKIPDISTDTELRPSVSFEIDVHTKIQKSPISVKNTPDDDNAYQYESEFESYESDFESGSSNRSSLSRSIVSSQDTSTTDSTSSNESSSSDSEAFSSSERETTIIPQNRELQLDSGNYDMKLRPTLISQNMFRTVTKENDNQPDSGMNSGMFEAQSYTYGNKFIQKRHTDILDKITLNTMVFELYEEQPYQCEYVFEMFGKIKGVHNHSQTGTPTFTSEVQTDTLYQRTCWVQNPPEPTIAFLSNRNSNRDKYLNEKHGVGHESSSLEPCSSTEDDIFSTFIQRLETNTTIKTHIENRKNKFVVKLEKLTSFLQKSSATVENTINRKQKRTSQYLNSTANSKMMSWSEHELLNEAAVISVHTHPGSRHILITSHQCNMEKSYHRFTICVWDTRSCDVPEAVLSCWENITCAEQVGSATVAGSVNGTLFIWDFQQPDFGTPCQLLCPMKAGSSQVSEYGGITAIRVVKNVISSRDNQNDQILTLYENSVLVTWMLTKCSQIDYDTGHSQNFSVLFHNTRFKLIQKTVLELVPFLQRSITTSATSRICNEPHDYAMRNRILSNPLQSEYSHSEMFVHQGKAIILSGNHITIVNCLEQKCSLILKNQGIMARSKQHPDKTELIFSLSLDNTLKVVKIPGIKTISTRENSTKTHTTNGSYVKSKVNTALSNKSCAIQNIVEKERELYCNSNVLHAALHTELSSNGSSNNQNDRHNVVGTEKMRFHHNQMFYQKHWDVLNKSIFFLEKDILCVEIENKIKIISLTSGRNDSLFDYVNIDLDSHRLVGTLNKRVVTIANGRIFLHDINR